ATTGGATATTAACTAATGAAACTTGTAGAAAAACTATATTATCTCctatagttatatatatatatatatatatataaaaaaaatggaagagtagaatgataattataatatttcaataaacaaTGAATCATCTTGTAATAAACAATGATTTTCCTTCTACAATTAACTTTTGTTAATACCGTGTAGTTTTAACAAAGTAAACTCTAATTAAAAAAGCAGTGGCcaagtaaattttaattaaaaaaggaagCAATTAAAAGGTATAGGGTAACAAGCCAACCCATCTGAATTACACACATTAGGTGTTATTTTGGAAACAATATATTGACATGTTGAACAAATATAGTACGCATTCATTTCCCAAACATAACAAATggtgtcaaaataatttttttatttttgattaatGTTAGTGTCTGGGTTAACTTACACGTACCTTGATGGACcctgaaattaataactatataagcTTCTAGTGGTCTTGAGATTTATAGGACTCGAACCAATAATCTTTAGAAAGCAAATTTAGAACCTGATCTCTAAtgataacataattttattgagAATGGTGGCTGTAAAATGATTATTCAAGAAAgagttatgttaaaaataaaatattggtaTATTTGATGATAAGTCGTTAAgagtttgtgattttttttttcaattaagtattaattataaaatttataacttcaaaacattattggaaaaaaattaaaaaattgatttagattATAATTATATGGAAATAATATATAGCAACAACTATCAAATAACTAGAAGAAAAATTTACAATATTAGCACTGAAAcatgtgaaatgaaaaaatataatgttgaaaaaaaaaaacatacaagatAACCGTGGGCTAAAATGATCAAATGGAAGGGAAAAGGGACAATATCTCTACATTAAAATTACTTggataatatcaaaatcaagttagTTTCCCATCTAATTATGactaaaaattatgatttttttttaattattattttgatccagtgctattaaatcttttttaaggCCTATACAAGTTTTATtggttcataaatatatttgttaagctatttaagtaatttatttgaaacaaaTCTTTATCTaattatgataaatttatatatgattattcaaaatcatctataaaaattaccgtgtgaataataattttttaaaattttaaatatttaaatatcgttatttaaaattgtaacaatttaaaaataatgatattaagtGAATATAATGTTTTAGGAGCGCTACTATATGTAAGtgtattatttcattttttttttaatattattctattaaatttttttaaaaaaaaatccacggGTTTTGAGGTGGATGGAAATTCAACGACAGTGGATAGGAACGCCGTGGGTGCCGTACGTGATTTACATCGCCAGGAGCTGCCGAAAAGAAACGATGCCGATGACAACGACGTTGAGGGATTTGGACAGGCGAGGCACGCCTGGGGGTTATCTGGACACGTGGGGAGGGGAcctcattgttattttatccgcTACAAAAAAGAATCATTAAGATAATTTGTCTGACGAAGCATGTGTGGATGGCATcgaattttaattaacttatgGTTAAGGACAAATCAAACAAAGCGAATTAGAAATTTGTTCGTTATAATTTGCAAAATTTACGCGCTTACAGCTTAATCAACACACTGTTACAGCTTTAATAAAACAACCTAGCTGGCTCATTACAAACAGTGTCAGTTCAGTTCGTTAGCCAGATGCCATTGTTAACTAACTATGTCTCAGGCTAAGCCTATGTCCTTCCCGAACAGTTCCGGGAAGAGCAACTTCCCTAGAGCCCTTCCATTTTCCACACTTCTATAAATAATGGCGATGGACATGGTAAAAAGCCAACTCCCTAGCATGATAGAACAACTTCCATCTTCCTCTCTCAATGGCTTCCATTCCTGATTTCTTCTCCGACTATCAATTTTCTCCAGATGATTTTTCAGAGATTACATCAATAATGGCTAAAGAAGATCAAAGTTATGTTAGAACTGATTCATTTTCTAGCACATATATGTCAAACTGTGCAATTTCTAATTTTAGTTGGGCAGTGTTAGGTGATCATCAAGATCATGTTAACTTTCCAGTGTTGTATGATCATAGAAATGATGATGCACTTGATATTTTTCTTGGGGAATCTGAGATTATGTCCCCGATTCCAGTAACCAATTCATTGCCTCAACTATCTGGGATTTTGGATATGGATGTACTACCCAAATTAATGGATTATAAAATGGGAGGGCACAGGGCCGACATTGCTAAAATTCAGGATTTCGATGCCGGGTTCCGATTGCCGGACGCCTGTGGGTATAGGGAGTATTTTGGTGAGGTCATACCAAATTTTACGCCCGTCTGCCCTCTTTCTGGAGAAAAATGGGTATGCAAGTACATAGGATTTTGATAGAAGATGTTTTTTGTGCTCAATTTctttgcatatatattttctttttggtgCTCATGGTTTATAAATTGTTATTTAGGAAGTTGAATACGATCAAACGGCGTCAACTAAAAGCTCCGAGACAAAAAGTGTTGTCCGGTATACAGCagaagagaggaaagagagaATTCTCAGGTatctgaagaagaaaaacctaaGGACGTATAACAACAACGTTAAGGTTAGTGTATATTCCGTACTATCTATGCATGTGTTTAGCCCTATATTCAGAAACTGTGCATTTATTAACCGCCACTGCAGTATGCTTGCAGAAAAACCATAGCTGAGGGGAGACCTCGTGTTCGCGGGAGATTTGCAAAGGCCGGCAAAGTTAACACGAATGATATTATTATACTTCATAAGCACCAAGAAAAAGGAACACATTGTGATGGTGATGCCATGCGGGCACTTCTAGCCACAATATTCGAAGAAGAATGATAGAATTCAAGCTCCTTAACACTGGAATGTTCATCTATAGTATTCTATCTGACTAAAGTTGCTAGATGAAACCAATATAATGAATTTATACTATATAACATTTGCTAACATTGAAAATTTTAACATCGTTAAAGAGTTACTTATGCCACTTAAAAGttcagtttttttcatttttttccctggGTTCATCTCGACAACTAGACCGCATGGCGTGATAGGGCTCCGGTTTAACCATCTCCTCTATACACATGTAAGCAATCAATGAATTCAAGATAAGTTCTGAAATGCCACTGCAAGTTTCAAAATAACAACTATTGACTTCTTCCCTTGAACACTGAGTCAAGCCAGACTATATGGCCTTTTAGCCAAAAACACACAAATTTTCTGTTTTAATCCACGCGAACATCTAACCATGCCTCACAATCATAACATTTATTCAAAGGGAGATGGGGCAGTTTTAAGGCCAAACTTTCCTAGCTAAGGATCTATTACAAAGGTTTGATCACTGCAATTTTTCATTATGCAATTGCATTTTCTTACTAGCAATGCAAACTTCTCATCAttgcaaacaaataaataacaaaaatatcaattgcAAGTCAGCAATCAAGAATAAGCCGTGTCCTAAGAAAAAATTGCTGAATAGATGAAATTACTCTGTAAACATGTTTCACAGTAACAGCCCAACGAAACAAGGATCCTGCAGACCAGAAGGGCTCGATCTTAACCTAGGAAATTCATAATCACCAAATGGAGCACCAAATTGCACAAAACAAAATCAGCAAAGGCACGCTCCGGTGCTAAATCCTGTAAATGGTTGAAAGAAACATCAACTATCTGTTTGTAATACAAAAATGAGGAATGCCATCAACTCAGTTCATTACTTCCTTTTAAACACTCACTCATTTAAACTATCTGCATAATGACTCCTTGTTATACTCAACTCAAACTGGTATAGAAAATAGAAAGTTGAGGCCAAATGccaaattaacttttttcaGTTTGTTGTATCTTTTCCAAATCAA
This genomic interval from Populus alba chromosome 1, ASM523922v2, whole genome shotgun sequence contains the following:
- the LOC140955801 gene encoding uncharacterized protein, whose translation is MASIPDFFSDYQFSPDDFSEITSIMAKEDQSYVRTDSFSSTYMSNCAISNFSWAVLGDHQDHVNFPVLYDHRNDDALDIFLGESEIMSPIPVTNSLPQLSGILDMDVLPKLMDYKMGGHRADIAKIQDFDAGFRLPDACGYREYFGEVIPNFTPVCPLSGEKWEVEYDQTASTKSSETKSVVRYTAEERKERILRYLKKKNLRTYNNNVKYACRKTIAEGRPRVRGRFAKAGKVNTNDIIILHKHQEKGTHCDGDAMRALLATIFEEE